A portion of the Salarias fasciatus chromosome 15, fSalaFa1.1, whole genome shotgun sequence genome contains these proteins:
- the bmp2b gene encoding bone morphogenetic protein 2b, whose translation MVAVVRSLTVLLLAQVLLEGATGLIPEVGRRKYSESGKQTPEHSDSFLNEFELRLLNMFGLGRRPTPSKQAVVPQYMVDLYRMHSANGDHSTKRPKSMGKHAERAASKANTIRSFHHEESMEALASLKGKTTQQFYFNLTSIPNGELISSAELRIYRNQVMGAAIPNNGSASDSAAAAAGFHRINIYEIFGVPGTHGAEPLVRLLDTRLVQDSLSRWESFDVSPAVSQWTSGKGHNHGFMVEVHHPEEREADGEHAQRRSRHVRVSRSLHQDQDSWPQARPLLVTYGHDGRGDAVLHTRGKRQAAPRKQRRKQPHKASCKRHALYVDFSDVGWNEWIVAPPGYHAFYCQGECPFPLADHLNSTNHAIVQTLVNSVNSNIPRACCVPTDLSPISLLYLDEYEKVILKNYQDMVVEGCGCR comes from the exons ATGGTCGCCGTGGTCCGCTCTCTCACGGTACTGCTGCTCGCTCAGGTGTTGCTGGAAGGTGCTACGGGACTCATCCCCGAGGTCGGCCGGAGGAAGTACAGCGAGTCCGGGAAGCAGACCCCGGAGCACTCGGACAGCTTCCTCAACGAGTTTGAGCTTCGGCTTCTCAATATGTTTGGACTGGGCCGCAGGCCGACCCCGAGCAAGCAAGCGGTGGTGCCGCAGTACATGGTGGACCTCTACCGCATGCACTCAGCAAACGGAGACCACAGCACTAAAAGACCCAAGAGCATGGGGAAACACGCAGAGAGAGCCGCCAGCAAGGCCAACACGATTAGAAGCTTTCACCATGAAG AGTCCATGGAGGCCCTGGCTAGCCTGAAAGGAAAAACCACCCAGCAGTTCTACTTCAACCTCACTTCTATCCCAAACGGGGAGCTCATCTCCTCCGCAGAGCTGCGCATTTACAGGAATCAGGTCATGGGAGCTGCCATCCCCAACAACGGCAGCGCTAGCgacagcgctgctgctgctgctggcttccATCGTATCAACATTTATGAGATATTCGGAGTTCCTGGGACTCACGGCGCAGAGCCTCTGGTGCGTTTGCTGGACACTCGGTTGGTGCAGGACTCTTTGAGTCGCTGGGAAAGCTTCGACGTCAGTCCTGCCGTGTCTCAGTGGACGTCTGGGAAGGGCCACAATCACGGCTTCATGGTGGAGGTGCATCACCCAGAGGAACGGGAGGCGGACGGCGAGCATGCCCAAAGACGGAGTCGGCATGTCAGGGTGAGCCGGTCcctgcaccaggaccaggactcttGGCCTCAGGCCCGGCCCCTGCTGGTGACTTACGGCCACGACGGCCGCGGGGACGCGGTGCTCCACACGCGGGGGAAAAGGCAGGCGGCTCCCCGCAAACAACGCAGGAAGCAGCCGCACAAAGCGAGCTGCAAGAGGCACGCCTTGTACGTGGACTTCAGTGACGTGGGGTGGAATGAGTGGATCGTGGCACCCCCAGGCTACCACGCCTTTTACTGCCAAGGGGAATGTCCTTTCCCTCTGGCAGACCACCTCAACTCTACCAACCATGCCATTGTGCAGACACTTGTCAACTCTGTCAACTCCAACATCCCCAGAGCCTGTTGCGTTCCCACTGACCTCAGCCCCATTTCCTTGCTCTACCTGGATGAATACGAAAAAGTCATTCTGAAAAACTACCAAGACATGGTGGTGGAGGGATGTGGCTGCCGATGA